The following proteins are co-located in the Flammeovirga kamogawensis genome:
- a CDS encoding TetR/AcrR family transcriptional regulator — protein sequence MAKSIDETKLQRIKEATIEMVVSKGYGGASVSSIAKKAQVADGYLYRHYPSKAALVQALYSANIEYYRNIIFKNMEEKESLEEVIYHFCVEIFNLANDNPSRAKFINMLMNDYTFLMSKEMTLKIPESLKAMVERGHKSGEVGSEINVEMFTAVFPAIPIQYASSRATSVFSSERLTEEDARIVTKLCIKALA from the coding sequence ATGGCGAAGAGTATAGACGAAACTAAACTACAACGAATAAAAGAAGCAACTATAGAAATGGTTGTGAGTAAAGGATATGGAGGAGCGTCTGTTTCGTCGATTGCTAAAAAAGCACAGGTTGCAGATGGCTATTTATACAGACATTATCCAAGCAAAGCAGCTTTAGTGCAAGCACTTTATTCAGCCAACATAGAGTATTACAGAAATATTATATTCAAAAACATGGAAGAGAAAGAATCACTTGAAGAGGTGATCTATCATTTCTGTGTAGAAATATTTAATCTAGCAAATGATAATCCTTCAAGAGCAAAGTTCATTAATATGCTAATGAATGATTATACTTTCTTAATGTCTAAAGAAATGACATTAAAAATACCTGAGTCGTTAAAAGCTATGGTAGAAAGAGGACATAAATCTGGCGAAGTGGGAAGTGAAATTAATGTAGAAATGTTCACAGCAGTTTTTCCTGCAATTCCTATTCAGTATGCTTCTTCAAGAGCAACATCTGTATTTAGTTCTGAAAGATTAACCGAAGAAGATGCAAGAATTGTAACTAAATTATGTATTAAAGCATTAGCTTAA
- a CDS encoding dihydroorotase — MTKLLIKNAQIVNEGKVFKGDVRVVDGKIDSVSASITAQDEQVIDAEGKYLLPGLIDDQVHFREPGLTEKANIETEARAAVSGGITSFMEMPNTKPPTVTIEALEDKYAIAKRTSLANYSFYIGATNDNLAEVLKADPKNVCGIKVFMGSSTGNMLVDNEATLGNLFAKAQMIIASHCEDDPMIAENLEKYKEKYGEDIPMECHPEIRSAEACYSSSSKAVALAKKHGARLHILHISTAKELELFQNDIPLKDKKITSEACVHHMWFSDEDYKEKGTHIKWNPAVKTKEDGASILAGVLNDKIDVIATDHAPHTLQEKSNTYLTAPSGGPLVQHSLQVLLDFYKQGKISLEKIVEKACHNPAILFEVEDRGYIKEGYWADLVLVDLEAPQKVEKSNLNYKCGWSPFEGHTFSSTITHTIVSGHLAYENGKFNEDVKGKRLTFNR, encoded by the coding sequence ATGACGAAGCTTCTGATCAAAAACGCTCAAATTGTAAACGAGGGTAAAGTTTTTAAAGGTGATGTGCGTGTTGTGGATGGAAAGATTGATAGTGTATCAGCATCCATTACTGCACAAGATGAACAAGTAATTGATGCCGAAGGAAAGTATCTTTTACCGGGTTTGATAGACGATCAGGTTCATTTTAGAGAGCCAGGGTTAACTGAAAAAGCAAATATTGAAACGGAAGCAAGAGCTGCTGTATCTGGGGGTATTACATCTTTTATGGAAATGCCAAATACAAAACCACCTACAGTAACTATAGAAGCCCTAGAAGATAAATATGCAATTGCAAAAAGAACTTCTTTAGCAAACTACTCTTTCTACATTGGTGCTACAAATGATAATTTAGCAGAGGTATTAAAAGCTGATCCTAAAAATGTTTGTGGAATAAAGGTATTTATGGGTTCTTCTACAGGTAATATGCTTGTTGATAATGAAGCTACCTTAGGTAATTTATTTGCAAAAGCACAGATGATTATTGCTTCGCATTGCGAAGATGATCCGATGATTGCAGAGAATTTAGAAAAATATAAAGAAAAGTACGGAGAGGATATTCCTATGGAGTGTCATCCAGAAATAAGAAGTGCTGAAGCTTGTTATTCATCGTCTTCTAAGGCTGTAGCTTTAGCAAAGAAACATGGAGCAAGATTACATATTCTACATATATCAACGGCTAAGGAGTTGGAATTATTCCAAAATGATATTCCGTTAAAAGATAAGAAGATTACATCAGAAGCATGTGTACACCATATGTGGTTTTCTGATGAAGATTATAAAGAAAAAGGGACACACATTAAGTGGAATCCAGCAGTGAAAACAAAAGAGGATGGAGCGAGCATTCTTGCAGGAGTATTAAATGATAAGATTGATGTGATTGCAACTGATCATGCACCGCATACACTTCAGGAAAAATCGAATACTTATTTAACTGCACCTTCTGGAGGTCCATTAGTACAGCATTCATTACAAGTACTCTTGGATTTTTATAAACAAGGTAAAATTTCTTTAGAGAAAATAGTCGAGAAGGCTTGTCACAACCCTGCAATTCTTTTTGAAGTTGAGGATAGAGGATATATCAAAGAGGGCTATTGGGCAGATTTAGTTTTAGTTGATTTAGAAGCACCCCAGAAGGTAGAAAAATCAAACTTAAATTATAAGTGTGGATGGTCTCCATTTGAAGGACATACTTTCTCATCTACAATTACACATACAATTGTTTCAGGACATTTAGCGTATGAAAATGGTAAATTTAACGAAGATGTGAAAGGAAAGCGTCTGACTTTCAATAGATAA
- a CDS encoding TonB-dependent receptor domain-containing protein, whose amino-acid sequence MKSTILTNLLLFIFTFSTYAQQVEITGKVIQYDTQKGISGADVYIKGTSTKVKTNKDGVYSIKGLTVGKTYALGVFKHGLTPMEKDISPKKGENTLNFTLRVIEKVLEEVAVIETDETNEITRLEAIEGTSIYEGKKSEVIQIDNLTANLATNNSRQVYNRVPGLNIWESDGAGIQLGIGGRGLSPDRTSNFNTRQNGYDIAADALGYPESYYTPPLEAVDEVQIVRGAASLQYGTQFGGLLNFKMKKGNPTKPFELVSRQTGGSFGLFNSFNSIGGQKGDVNYYALYQYKRGDGWRPNSGFNVNTFFTAINYDVSDKFKIGVEFTHMNYLAQQPGGLTDDEFYSDPRASYTDQNWFKVNWNVASVKLEYKISPSAKIEMRNFGLLASRDALGLNLNKQDPYNEPRLLVADEFRNYGTEIRYLKHYEIKGKPSAFVLGTRLYHGNDDKKQGDASDGNDADFTFSHPDSLLSDHNFTIQNYAFFAENIFQVTDKFSITPGVRFELIGTKGEGYYQKVFYEVGDDGLIEEITRAEPDTIVNNRSILIAGVGFSYKVKPDLEVYANISQNYRAITYSDLRSLNSNVRIDPDMKDERGYSADLGMRGKLKFLNYDISAFYLRYNDKIGLANPANPIRTNIADAYTVGVESYAELNFMHFINPLSNYHFNLFGNVSFIQGKYISDDKVYDGNDVELVPPFNIKTGINAGYKAFNVSLQYTHVDKQYTDAANTEVPLSDAVYGPIPLYYVMDLSMKYQYNWLGIETGINNLTDNMYFTRRATGYPGPGIIPSDGRNYYFTFQFKI is encoded by the coding sequence ATGAAATCAACTATACTAACAAATCTACTTCTATTCATCTTTACTTTTAGCACTTATGCTCAACAAGTTGAAATTACTGGAAAGGTAATTCAGTATGATACGCAAAAGGGTATTTCTGGTGCTGATGTTTATATTAAAGGAACGTCAACTAAAGTAAAAACAAATAAGGATGGTGTTTATTCTATTAAAGGTTTAACTGTAGGTAAAACCTATGCTTTAGGTGTTTTTAAACATGGACTTACACCTATGGAGAAAGATATTTCACCTAAAAAAGGCGAAAATACTTTAAACTTTACATTAAGAGTAATAGAAAAAGTTTTAGAAGAAGTAGCTGTTATAGAAACTGATGAAACAAATGAGATTACACGTTTAGAGGCTATAGAAGGAACTTCAATTTATGAAGGAAAGAAAAGTGAGGTAATTCAGATTGATAATCTTACAGCTAATTTGGCTACCAATAATTCTCGTCAGGTATACAATAGAGTACCTGGTTTAAATATTTGGGAAAGCGATGGGGCAGGTATTCAATTGGGTATTGGCGGTAGAGGATTAAGTCCAGATAGAACATCAAATTTCAATACACGCCAAAACGGGTATGATATTGCTGCAGATGCACTTGGATATCCAGAAAGCTATTATACACCACCTTTGGAAGCAGTAGATGAAGTGCAGATTGTAAGAGGAGCAGCTTCTTTACAATATGGAACTCAGTTTGGAGGATTATTAAACTTTAAAATGAAGAAAGGTAATCCAACCAAACCTTTTGAGCTTGTTTCTAGACAAACTGGAGGTTCTTTTGGTTTATTTAATTCATTTAATAGTATTGGAGGGCAAAAAGGAGATGTCAATTATTATGCACTCTACCAATATAAAAGAGGAGATGGATGGCGACCAAATTCTGGTTTTAACGTAAATACTTTTTTTACAGCAATTAATTACGATGTTTCAGATAAATTTAAAATAGGTGTGGAGTTTACTCACATGAATTACCTTGCACAGCAGCCTGGTGGTTTAACAGATGATGAATTTTATTCTGACCCAAGAGCATCTTATACGGATCAGAATTGGTTTAAAGTAAATTGGAATGTTGCTTCTGTAAAGTTAGAATATAAAATATCTCCAAGTGCAAAAATCGAGATGCGTAATTTTGGTCTTTTAGCATCAAGAGATGCATTAGGTCTTAACCTAAATAAACAAGATCCATACAATGAACCTCGTTTATTAGTGGCTGATGAGTTTAGGAATTACGGTACAGAAATCCGTTACTTAAAACATTACGAGATAAAAGGAAAACCTTCAGCATTTGTATTAGGTACGCGTTTGTATCATGGTAATGATGATAAAAAACAAGGAGATGCTTCTGATGGTAACGATGCAGATTTTACATTTTCACATCCAGATAGCCTTCTTTCTGATCATAATTTTACAATTCAGAATTATGCATTTTTTGCAGAAAATATCTTCCAAGTAACTGATAAATTTAGTATTACTCCTGGTGTTCGTTTCGAATTAATTGGCACTAAAGGTGAAGGGTATTATCAAAAAGTTTTTTATGAAGTGGGAGATGATGGTTTGATTGAAGAAATTACACGTGCAGAACCTGATACAATTGTCAATAATAGATCAATTTTAATTGCAGGTGTGGGTTTTAGTTATAAAGTAAAACCTGATTTAGAAGTGTATGCAAATATCTCTCAAAATTATAGAGCAATTACATATTCAGATCTTCGTTCACTCAATTCAAATGTACGTATAGATCCTGATATGAAAGATGAAAGGGGCTATTCTGCTGATTTAGGAATGAGAGGGAAACTTAAATTTTTAAATTATGATATTAGTGCTTTTTACCTTCGTTACAATGATAAAATAGGTTTAGCAAATCCAGCAAACCCAATACGTACTAATATTGCAGATGCATATACTGTTGGTGTAGAATCATATGCTGAATTAAATTTTATGCATTTTATCAACCCATTATCTAATTATCATTTTAATCTTTTTGGAAATGTTTCCTTTATCCAAGGTAAATATATTTCAGACGATAAAGTTTACGATGGTAATGATGTAGAACTTGTGCCACCTTTTAATATCAAAACAGGTATTAATGCTGGGTATAAAGCATTTAATGTATCATTACAGTATACGCATGTAGATAAACAATATACTGATGCTGCTAATACAGAAGTACCTCTTTCAGATGCTGTTTATGGACCAATCCCTTTATATTATGTGATGGATTTATCTATGAAATACCAATACAACTGGTTGGGAATTGAAACTGGAATCAACAATTTAACGGATAATATGTACTTTACCCGAAGAGCTACAGGTTATCCTGGTCCGGGTATTATTCCTTCTGATGGGAGAAATTATTATTTCACATTTCAGTTTAAGATCTAG
- a CDS encoding golvesin C-terminal-like domain-containing protein produces the protein MFKQIFLIVLIFSLLPTITSAQSIKDVKSKFSEYILHAKLGEFKYQPDSTAKLDTVAINKKTKKVYLFLGKQWEYKPVRREDVEDVYTQTRKFLGNKYAKYDFVFFVGKTDDKNQKKVAKKNKWPQTPKCELADLVPNIYRYKHHLDQKRNTVQKYKGVPHIQKLSKEKAPSKGLYNNHLAIWNSHGWYYEKSLDRWEWQRARLFQTVEDLLPTAFVLPYLVPMLENAGANVYLPRERDTQSQMLIVDNDGDRIGYTEKEGVFAGGKGFNFREAYSDENPFAIGTYRKVKSTKKDNIVFEWKTEGKIKGEFSVYISYATLPIGVDDARYVVKHQKQQTTYLVNQKIGGGTWVYLGTFKFDGSPNEGVFLSSKSKHREKIITADAVRFGGGTGNIKRGGATSGRPRFMEGSRYHLQYAGAPLEVYTPKNEGNDYKDDYQSRGEWVNWLTGAPFAINPDVENNGLNVPIDLALALHTDSGVSDSDTTKGTLLIYSTTDMKKNITFPNGQSRYTNRDLADIIQTQIVTDLRVLHDSIWNRRELWDRRYSEAVYPNVPTVLVELLSHQNFKDMRFALDPQFRFDVSRAIYKGIVKYLSYQENRSFVIQPLKPKEFAITLKNQKAFLQWKGQLDSLESTAVPSYYKLYTNRDNQGWDAGKIVYGNNLEMDIEKSHFYRFKIAAVNDGGESFTTEELSIADFGNKPVLIVNGFDRIGAPSVINTPSYKGFTTSDDGIADGVDISFTGNQYDYNPNSEWLDDDAPGHGASYADAETILIRGNTHDFTRVHGEAFYYLKQSFVSVSIEAIEKGLINLEDYEIVDVLFGEQKSTETVQEGKGKVYSCFSNSFKEKLATFLSKPSSKLFISGAYIGTDLFEKPNGLRKGRKHKDVLYAKKKLHFIGRTNYADKLGTVFSVNPNFKSLNKLFYANTIDTKLYRVEAPDALDPADKSTKVIGRYTGNNKSIGIAYSNDENRIVALGFPFETITSEQKRIEFMEEVIKFFK, from the coding sequence ATGTTTAAACAGATTTTTTTAATAGTACTGATCTTTTCACTTTTACCAACAATCACTTCAGCTCAATCTATAAAAGATGTAAAATCTAAATTCAGTGAGTATATACTTCATGCAAAGCTGGGTGAGTTTAAGTATCAGCCAGATTCTACTGCTAAGTTAGACACGGTAGCAATTAATAAGAAAACAAAAAAAGTATATTTATTTTTAGGGAAACAATGGGAGTATAAACCTGTTAGGAGAGAAGATGTTGAAGATGTTTATACTCAGACAAGAAAATTTTTAGGGAATAAATATGCAAAGTATGATTTTGTGTTTTTTGTTGGCAAAACCGATGATAAGAATCAAAAGAAAGTTGCGAAGAAAAATAAATGGCCACAGACCCCAAAGTGTGAACTTGCAGATCTAGTTCCTAATATATATAGGTACAAACATCATCTTGATCAAAAAAGAAATACAGTTCAGAAGTACAAAGGTGTTCCTCATATACAGAAGTTAAGTAAAGAAAAAGCACCATCAAAAGGGTTATATAATAATCATTTAGCAATATGGAATAGTCATGGATGGTATTATGAAAAATCATTAGATAGATGGGAATGGCAAAGAGCAAGGCTATTTCAAACAGTAGAAGATTTATTACCTACAGCCTTTGTATTACCATATTTAGTTCCAATGCTAGAAAATGCTGGAGCGAATGTCTACTTACCAAGGGAAAGAGATACACAATCTCAAATGTTGATTGTTGATAATGATGGTGACAGAATTGGTTACACAGAAAAAGAAGGTGTATTTGCTGGTGGTAAAGGTTTTAACTTTAGAGAAGCTTATTCAGACGAAAACCCATTTGCTATAGGAACTTATCGAAAAGTGAAGTCAACAAAAAAAGATAATATTGTATTTGAATGGAAGACTGAAGGAAAAATTAAAGGAGAATTTAGTGTTTATATTTCTTATGCAACATTACCTATTGGAGTAGATGACGCCCGCTATGTAGTGAAACACCAAAAGCAACAAACAACGTACCTCGTCAATCAAAAAATAGGTGGTGGTACGTGGGTTTATTTAGGTACTTTTAAATTTGATGGAAGTCCTAATGAAGGAGTCTTCCTTTCATCAAAATCAAAGCATAGAGAGAAAATTATTACTGCAGATGCAGTTCGATTTGGTGGAGGTACCGGGAACATTAAGAGAGGGGGAGCCACAAGTGGCAGACCAAGATTTATGGAAGGGTCTCGATATCACTTGCAATATGCAGGGGCACCTTTAGAAGTATATACCCCAAAAAATGAAGGGAATGACTATAAAGATGATTACCAATCTAGAGGTGAATGGGTAAACTGGCTTACAGGAGCTCCTTTTGCAATAAACCCTGATGTAGAAAATAATGGTTTAAATGTACCAATTGACCTGGCTCTTGCATTACATACAGATTCTGGAGTTTCTGATTCTGATACCACAAAAGGTACTTTATTGATTTATAGTACTACTGATATGAAGAAAAATATAACTTTCCCAAACGGACAGTCAAGGTATACCAATAGAGATCTCGCAGATATTATTCAAACTCAAATTGTAACAGATTTAAGAGTGTTACATGATTCAATATGGAATAGAAGAGAACTTTGGGATCGTAGATATAGTGAAGCAGTATATCCTAATGTACCCACAGTTTTGGTAGAGTTACTTTCTCATCAAAATTTTAAAGATATGAGGTTTGCTTTAGATCCTCAGTTTAGATTTGATGTGAGTAGGGCGATTTATAAAGGCATTGTAAAATATTTATCGTACCAAGAAAATAGATCTTTTGTAATTCAGCCTCTTAAACCAAAAGAGTTTGCTATTACTTTAAAAAACCAGAAGGCTTTTTTACAATGGAAAGGTCAATTAGATTCTTTAGAATCCACGGCTGTACCAAGTTATTATAAGTTATATACCAATAGAGATAATCAAGGTTGGGATGCTGGGAAAATAGTTTATGGAAATAATTTGGAGATGGACATAGAGAAGTCTCATTTTTATAGATTTAAAATTGCCGCTGTAAACGATGGGGGAGAAAGTTTTACAACTGAAGAATTAAGTATTGCTGATTTTGGAAATAAACCAGTGCTTATAGTAAATGGTTTTGATAGAATTGGTGCTCCCTCTGTAATTAATACTCCTTCTTATAAAGGTTTTACAACATCTGATGATGGTATTGCAGATGGCGTTGATATTTCATTTACTGGAAATCAATACGATTACAACCCTAACTCTGAATGGTTAGATGACGATGCTCCTGGGCATGGTGCTAGTTATGCAGATGCAGAAACAATATTAATTAGAGGGAATACCCACGATTTTACACGTGTACATGGCGAGGCTTTTTATTACTTAAAACAATCTTTTGTATCGGTCAGTATAGAAGCAATCGAGAAGGGTTTGATTAATTTAGAAGACTACGAGATAGTTGATGTTTTGTTTGGTGAACAAAAATCTACAGAAACCGTGCAAGAAGGCAAAGGGAAAGTGTATTCTTGTTTTAGTAATTCTTTCAAAGAAAAGCTCGCTACATTTTTATCTAAACCGTCTTCAAAGTTATTTATTTCTGGTGCATATATTGGTACCGATTTATTTGAAAAACCCAATGGATTAAGAAAAGGGCGTAAACACAAAGATGTACTTTATGCTAAAAAGAAATTACACTTTATAGGAAGAACCAATTATGCTGATAAACTAGGTACAGTGTTTAGTGTAAATCCTAATTTTAAAAGCTTAAACAAACTCTTTTATGCTAACACTATAGATACAAAATTGTATAGAGTTGAAGCCCCAGATGCTTTAGATCCTGCTGATAAGTCAACAAAAGTGATCGGAAGATATACTGGAAATAATAAAAGTATTGGTATTGCTTATTCAAATGATGAAAATAGAATTGTAGCTCTTGGTTTTCCTTTTGAGACCATTACTAGTGAGCAAAAGAGAATCGAATTTATGGAAGAAGTTATCAAATTTTTCAAATAA